Within Dermacentor variabilis isolate Ectoservices chromosome 8, ASM5094787v1, whole genome shotgun sequence, the genomic segment TGCCATCCTATTCAATTTTTCCTCCCAGTTTTCTGGTTCCGCCCGTCGGGTCCGCAGAAGTTCGAGGAATATTCGGGTATATAGTTCTCCATTATGCAGTACACATCGACCGATCGCTTTCTGCAGTAGACTTGGACTACGAATGAGCATTTCATTGAAACCACCCCCACACGGTGTTTTGCGAAGGAAATTTCTACTTGGTGATATATCAAAATTGTTCTGTTTATCGACGTAATGGTGCTGCGACCGCATTCAATCTCTTTAGTTCTCCTCAGTCTGGCGTTGTTGCTGAGCACATTTATGTTCGACCTGAGAAACGCCGAAAATAGCGTAGAAAACCGATGTGAAGCGTCTCCAACAGTTTCGCAGTGTACACCTCTTGTCACGGCACATGTGAAAGTTGCTATACAAAGTTTGGCTatgtctcctttccttttttgtaGTTACTTCCAGCGCACCGTTGAAACACAGACCAGGTATTTCAAACAATGTGGTCTTGTTACTCTATCCTCAAGAGGAGGTACTTCGTCTTACAAGGATCTGGAATTGTATCTTTGCTACACAAATCACTGTCGTATTACTAATTTCACCTATTTTCGTCCTCCGATTACCCGAAATCTCGTTATTATACGCGCCGGTGTACCGCGTACTCCACCGTGAAGTTTGTTCATATAGGTGTCACACTAATAGTCGATTTCTTCCCTTTACACGTGATCGGGTGCTGATCCTCCTGTGATGCGGGCCCTACCGAAGGCGCCCTTGAAGTCTCATTGGGTCTTTATCTTAAGATATCTGGTATTCGGCTATTGTGTGCACATTCGCTTGCTTTGTGAATTTCTGCAGTTATTTTGCAATATGCACACGTTGTTCTAGCCAAATGAGGGAAGTTTCGGTGATATTTATTTCTTCTGCTTTTAGTGGACCGTTGAACTTGACCTCTAATATTCACAGAACGAAACATTCACGCAGTTGCTCTCCAAATATTCAAGTAACTGCCGTACCTGTCAACTTCAATGCCTCGTCCTGAGATCCTTTGCGACGTATATCTTACGCGAGAATCACCTCCTTTCATTATTAACCGGCATATTGTAACGGCTATTTGGTCTGTAGCAACTGGGATCCCTTCCACAAAATTGTTCACTACGACAGGTTTTCTACAGTGACTCCTGGTTAAATCTGCTCGATTTTTCCGTACCATTGACGTATCCCCATTCTTCTCCTACTGATTAATCTTTTTTTTGTAGTCTGAGTTCAACGGTTACTTCGATAGATGGATACaacttgtacgtccggcaagctttaacgcgacccgggctcaggtctcccacagGGGAGCGTCAACGctctgcctcaacgccgcctcacgggcttgctggactgcccacgtctggattccgaggtctgagctgcgcagagcggcggcccacctcgacgacagggtctccggcgcagctgccatccctcctataactacattgcactcccacagcatgtttgagtgttgctggtccttcctggcacaatttgcacgtgtcgtcctgatgcttatctgggaagttacgtttcagacggaatggattagggtaggtgttcgtctggagccgtctccaggcgacggcctgcctcatGTTCAGTTTGGGACTGGGCGGTGGGCATATCTTTCTGGCGTtaaaatatgcactggttatgtcgttgtatctggtgagcctgtcccgttcagagcgagaagcgttcgctaacgcgcgagaggcgttgcccaattcggcgcggcgggtcatgtctcgcaccgtccggtgcgccgtctcgtttaagttcgggagcgcgtcgccttgCGTGGTGAAGTGCGAGGGGAACcatgatcctcgagctcgcggtttcgGATCTGCCcactttggccagaatggacagggcttccttggaaattcgacctttggcgtaattctttaccgccgtttgcgagtcgcttagtacgacttcgcattcctgttctgtgagggcagcgcaatcgctacttcctccgctatttccgagtgtttggtgcaTACACCAcatgtggttctgattttggaCTGTGTGTCAATGACTACGGCtgtgtatttttggccgttcggatattcggctgcgtcgacaaagcgtgcgtttctctccctgccgaatgaatGGAGCAGaacctcggctcttgcctttcttctacctcggttgcAATCGGGGTAcacgtttcttgggatgtttGCCACCGTAATGGTGTCTCTGGTTTTTTgggggatttgcattttctggccgtgctggaAGTGGTACGTTACGCCGAGCGTGTTCATAATGCaccttcccgtcgtggtggtcgacaggcgttcgagctgcgagattGCTTCATAAATTTTCTTTCTCCAATGCAGCACGATTATACAAGTGGTTTGATACTTTACTGTTGCTCGCAACTTATAATTTGCGAGACTGACGACGGTGTTCATTagcgctactgtgttctttgccagGACCAGCACTGTCTCCGCCTTGATTTAATAGAACCAAGAATGCTGCACTTGAATACACCGCCGGGCTTGCATCCGAGAAAAGTGTCGATGCTTACGTTCCGTTTCTTGTTGTCGATATGCTTTGAGGCATTTAGTTCTTTATCTTCCTGGGTATATTTCTCCGTTGATCATTAGCTTCGTCTGGGAGAGAGTTGTACCAAGATTCCGGTTTTTTCCCATCATTGAATACCGATATTAGCTGTTGCAGTGCAGGACGATAGAAATTCAAGCCGACCAAATATTTTTGCCCTGGCTTGAGATACTCATCGCTTTGTGAGCATTTCACTCGAGACTTCTTATCGATGGGAAAGCACACTGCCGTCGTCCATGTCCAATTTCATTCCTAGAATACTGGTCTGGTTTGATCACGTAAGAACGGCACCCTGATGCGAATTTAAATTCATTTCTTCGCTGTTCTATGTCCATTTCATAAGATTTATTGCAGCTCGAACTTCTTTTTGCTTCTATGTACATGCCTTTTGCCTGGTCTTACGATGTTCCAAGCATAACTTCATCAACGCAACCTTACTTACGCTTGCTGTCATTGCACGAATTTGATTAGAAAATTGATTAGCAGCGTTGGTACATCTGCGTTCAAGTTTCCTCCTGTCTGCAGATAATCATTCAGAACATTCCTGATCTTAACCACGAGGTGTCAAATACTACGCTTAATTTTCTTGCGAGTCGGTCTTCTCGAATTGATTGATGGCGCGACATAGTAGTTATTCTGATTCTTCCAAACTCGCTCGTTCTGCTTTCCAGGTGTGAAACATCTCGCATTTAACAGTTCTATTTTTACCTCTCTGCTGCATTCGTCTGGTGTCTTCAAGATAGTCTTCCCATTGCTGCTTCGTTGATTTCCGCGTTAACTTGCTCTCTCCATCCTTCTGAACAGTCCTTGTAAATACATAGTCCACTTTATGCATCGTTTCTTTCTCAGGAGCTAAGCCACTAAATTCCGCCTTCAAAAAGTTCAAAATGGAAGGCGTCAGTTTCTGTGGCGTCAAGAACCATGGCGAGTTTCGCGTTTCGCGGTTCTCTTCAATCCAGTCGGGTATGTTCTATTTTCCATTGTATTTTCGTTTCGTCTTTTCACTAGGCTTTCCTCCTcgcctgcactactactggtaagtgtcgtttacacgggactcgtattaccactgtgtcctccagtggttaacaaataaacactgtcgttacaggttctgcattccgGTTTTCAATTGAGGTCCACAGGCGTACCCAACGCTCTGTTGCACGACtctacggtctgcgctccaaaagattacatcgggcacgagcatcacctgttccaggagcgactgctattgcttctacattccctcgccagtggcgtcctgctggtacACTGTACTTGTCTCCTCgacctgcactactactggtaagtgtcgtttacacgggactcgtattaccaCTGTGTCCTCCCgtggttaacaaataagcactgtgtcattacaggttctgcattcctgttCATTTGTGGTCCACAAGAGTACCCAACGCGCTGTTGCACGACTCTACGCTCTGCGCTCCAAGATTACTTCGGGCACgcgcatcacctgttccaggagcgactgctGTTGCTTCTAGATTTATTCGCCAGTGGCATCCTGCTAGTAGACTGTACTTGTCTCCTCgacctgcactactactggtaaatgtCGTTTACACGGGGCTCGTATTACCATGTCCTCCAGTGTTTAACAAATAAGCACTGTGTCGTTACAGCTTCTGCACTCCTCTTATCAATTGTGATCCACAAGCGTTCCCAACGTGCTGTTGCACGACTCTACGGTGTGCGCTCCAAAAGACTACATCGGGCACGAGCATCACCTCTTCCAGGAGCGACTGCTATTGCTTCTACATTCCctcgccagtggcgtcctgctggtagactgtaCTTGTCTCCTCgacctgcactactactggtaagtgtcgtttacacgggactcgtattaccactgtgtcctccagtggttaacaaataagcactgtgtcggtacaggttctgcattcctgttCAGTTGTGGCCCACGAGAGTACCCAACGCGCTGTTGCACGACtctacggtctgcgctccaaaagattacatcgggcacgagcatcacctgttccaggagcgactgctattgcttctacattccctcgccagtggcgtcctgctggtacACTGTACTTGTCTCCTCgacctgcactactactggtaagtgtcgtttacacgggactcgtattaccactgtgtcctccagtggttaacaaataagcactgtgtcgttacaggttctgcattctTGTTCAGTTGTGGTCCAAAAGAGTACCCAACGCGCTGTTGCACGACTCTACGCTCTGCGCTCCAAGATTACTTCGGGCACgcgcatcacctgttccaggagcgactgctGTTGCTTCTAGATTTATTCGCCAGTGGCATCCTGCTGGTAGACTGTACTTGTCTCCTCgacctgcactactactggtaaatgtCGTTTACACTGGGCTCGTATTACCGTGTCCTCCAGTGTTTAACAAATAAGCACTGTGTCGTTACAGCTTCTGCATTCCTGTTCACTTGTGGTCCACAAGAGTACCCAACGCGCTGTTGCACGACtctacggtctgcgctccaaaagattacatcgggcacgagcatcacctgttccaggagcgactgctattgcttctacattccctcgccagtggcgtcctgctggtacACTGTACTTGTCTCCTCgacctgcactactactggtaagtgtcgtttacacgggactcgtattaccaCTGTGTCCTCCCgtggttaacaaataagcactgtgtcattacaggttctgcattcctgttCATTTGTGGTCCACAAGAGTACCCAACGCGCTGTTGCACGACTCTACGCTCTGCGCTCCAAGATTACTTCGGGCACgcgcatcacctgttccaggagcgactgctGTTGCTTCTAGATTTATTCGCCAGTGGCATCCTGCTAGTAGACTGTACTTGTCTCCTCgacctgcactactactggtaaatgtCGTTTACACGGGGCTCGTATTACCATGTCCTCCAGTGTTTAACAAATAAGCACTGTGTCGTTACAGCTTCTGCACTCCTCTTATCAATTGTGATCCACAAGCGTTCCCAACGTGCTGTTGCACGACTCTACGGTGTGCGCTCCAAAAGACTACATCGGGCACGAGCATCACCTCTTCCAGGAGCGACTGCTATTGCTTCTACATTCCctcgccagtggcgtcctgctggtagactgtaCTTGTCTCCTCgacctgcactactactggtaagtgtcgtttacacgggactcgtattaccactgtgtcctccagtggttaacaaataagcactgtgtcggtacaggttctgcattcctgttCAGTTGTGGCCCACGAGAGTACCCAACGCGCTGTTGCACGACtctacggtctgcgctccaaaagattacatcgggcacgagcatcacctgttccaggagcgactgctattgcttctacattccctcgccagtggcgtcctgctggtacACTGTACTTGTCTCCTCgacctgcactactactggtaagtgtcgtttacacgggactcgtattaccactgtgtcctccagtggttaacaaataagcactgtgtcgttacaggttctgcattctTGTTCAGTTGTGGTCCAAAAGAGTACCCAACGCGCTGTTGCACGACTCTACGCTCTGCGCTCCAAGATTACTTCGGGCACgcgcatcacctgttccaggagcgactgctGTTGCTTCTAGATTTATTCGCCAGTGGCATCCTGCTGGTAGACTGTACTTGTCTCCTCgacctgcactactactggtaaatgtCGTTTACACTGGGCTCGTATTACCGTGTCCTCCAGTGTTTAACAAATAAGCACTGTGTCGTTACAGCTTCTGCATTCCTGTTCACTTGTGGTCCACAAGAGTACCCAACGCGCTGTTGCACGACtctacggtctgcgctccaaaagattacatcgggcacgagcatcacctgttccaggagcgactgctattgcttctacattccctcgccagtggcgtcctgctggtacACTGTACTTGTCTCCTCgacctgcactactactggtaagtgtcgtttacacgggactcgtattactactgtgtcctccagtggttaacaaataagcactgtcattacaggttctgcattcctgttCATTTGTGGTCCACAAGAGTACCCAACGCGCTGTTGCGCGACtctacggtctgcgctccaaaagattacatcgggcacgagcatcacctgttccaggagcgactgctattgcttctacattccctcgccagtggcgtcctgctggtacACTGTACTTGTCTCCTCgacctgcactactactggtaagtgtcgtttacacgggactcgtattaccactgtgtcctccagtggttaacaaataagcactgtgtcggtacaggttctgcattcctgttCATTTGTGGTCCACAAGAGTACCCAACGCGCTGTTGCACGACTCTACGCTCTGCGCTCCAAGATTACTTCGGGCACGCGCATCtcctgttccaggagcgactgctGTTGCTTCTAGATTTATTCGCCAGTGGCATCCTGCTGGTAGACTGTACTTGTCTCCTCgacctgcactactactggtaaatgtCGTTTACACGGGGCTCGTATTACCGTGTCCTCCAGTGTTTAACAAATAAGCACTGTGTCGTTACAGCTTCTGCACTCCTCTTTTCAATTGTGATCCACAAGAGTTCCCAACGTGCTGTTGCACGACTCTACtgtctgcgctccaaaagattacaTCGGGCACGAGCATCACCTCTTCCAGGAGCGACTGCTATTGCTTCTACATTCCctcgccagtggcgtcctgctggtagactgtaCTTGTCTCCTCGACccgcactactactggtaagtgtcgtttacacgggactcgtattaccactgtgtcctccagtggttaacaaataagcacTGTGTCGTTACAGCTCCTGCACTCCTCTTTTCAATTGTGATCCACAAGCGTTCCCAACGTGCTGTTGCACGACTCTACGGTCTGCGCTCCCAAAGATTACATCGGGCACGAGCATCACCTCTTCCAGGAGCGACTGCTATTCCTTCTACATTCCctcgccagtggcgtcctgctggtagactgtaCTTGTCTCCTCgacctgcactactactggtaagtgtcgtttacacgggactcgtattaccactgtgtcctccagtggttaacaaataagcactgtgtcggtacaggttctgcattcctgttCAGTTGTGGTCCACAAGAGTACCCAACGCGCTGTTGCACGACTCTAaggtctgcgctccaaaagattacatcgggcacgagcatcacctgttccaggagcgactgctattgcttctacattccctcgccagtggcgtcctgctggtacACTGTACTTGTCTCCTCgacctgcactactactggtaagtgtcgtttacacgggactcgtattaccactgtgtcctccagtggttaacaaataagcactgtgtcgttacaggttctgcattctTGTTCAGTTGTGGTCCAAAAGAGTACCCAACGCGCTGTTGCACGACTCTACGCTCTGCGCTCCAAGATTACTTCGGGCACGCGCATCACCTGTTACAGGAGCGACTGCTGTTGCTTCTAGATTTATTCGCCAGTGGCATCCTGCTGGTAGACTGTACTTGTCTCCTCgacctgcactactactggtaaatgtCGTTTACACGGGGCTCGTATTACCGTGTCCTCCAGTGTTTAACAAATAAGCACTGTGTCGTTACAGCTTCCGCACTCTTTCCAATTGTGATCCACAAGCGTTCCCAACGTGCGGTTGCACGACtctacggtctgcgctccaaaagattacatcgggcacgagcatcacctgttccaggagcgactgctattgcttctacattccctcgtcagtggcgtcctgctggtacACTGTACTTGTCTCCTCgacctgcactactactggtaagtgtcgtttacacgggactcgtattaccactgtgtcctccagtggttaacaaataagcacTGTCATCacaggttctgcattcctgttCATTTGTGGTCCACAAGAGTACCCAACGCGCTGTTGCACGACTCTACGCTCTGCGCTCCAAGATTACTTCGGGCACGCGCATCtcctgttccaggagcgactgctGTTGCTTCTAGATTTATTCGCCAGTGGCATCCTGCTGGTAGACTGTACTTGTCTCCTCgacctgcactactactggtaaatgtCGTTTACACGGGGCTCGTATTACCGTGTCCTCCAGTGTTTAACAAATAAGCACTGTGTCGTTACAGCTTCTGCACTCCTCTTTTCAATTGTGATCCACAAGTGTTCCCAACGTGCTGTTGCACGACtctacggtctgcgctccaaaagattacaTCGGGCACGAGCATCACCTCTTCCAGGAGCGACTGCTATTGCTTCTACATTCCCTCGCCaatggcgtcctgctggtagactgtaCTTGTCTCCTCGACccgcactactactggtaagtgtcgtttacacgggactcgtattaccactgtgtcctccagtggttaacaaataagcactgtgtcattacaggttctgcattcctgttCAGTTGTGGTCCACAAGAGTACCCAACGCGCTGTTGCACGACTCTACGCTCTGCGCTCCAAGATTACTTCGGGCACgcgcatcacctgttccaggagcgactgctGTTCCTTCTAGATTTATTCGCCAGTGGCATCGTGCTGGTAGACTGTACTTGTCTCCTCgacctgcactactactggtaaatgtCGCTTAGACGGGGCTCGTATTGCCGTGTCCTCCAGTGTTTAACAAGTAagcactgtgtcgttacaggttctgcattcctgttCAGTTGTGGTCCACAAGAGTACCCAACGTGCTGTTGCACGACtctacggtctgcgctccaaaagattacttcgggcacgagcatcacctgttccaggagcggttGCTATAGCTTCTACATTCCctcgccagtggcgtcctgctggcagACTGGACTTGTCTGCTCGACCTGCACTGCTAATGGTAAATGTCGTTTACACGGGGCTCGTATTACCCCTGTCTCCTCCAGTGGTTAAAAAATAAGCACTGTGTCTTTACAGGTTCTGCACTCCTGTTTTCGACTGCGTGGGTACCTAGCACGTTCCTGCACATGAACTCTCCGTTCTGCGCTCCAAAAGAGATTACTGCAGCCACAAGCATCACCCGTTCCATGAGCGACTGCTATTGCTTCTACGTTCTCTCGCAAACAGCGTCCTGCTGGCCGACTGGACTTAGCTTGGCGCCCTTGCACTTGATTCTGGTAAATATCGCGTACACACGACTATACGGCGCCTCCGTGTTTCCGGATGACCAACAAACAGGGCTTGTGTCATTTCAGGTTCCCAGTGTTTGCTGTCGGCTTGTGGCGCAAGAGAAACGTTCCAGCACTTTCATTTAAAAGAACATTCCTGGCCTTGCCTCACGAGCAACTATCTACAGCCCGGTCGGTCGGCCTGCCACGTGCTCTATGCAACAAGCTTCCTCACACTAGTGAACTCGTCGCGCGCCTCTGTTTTGGTGGTGTCCTGCACTGTGTTGACGGCGTGTTCATACTCTGAAGGACTGCGTGTGGTCACCGCCCCGTGAGTGTCCATGGGATGTGCTCCTACAGTTCGCTGTTGCCTTTTTCCGCAGGCATATTTAAGTTTCGTATAGCAAGATTTTCTGTTTTCGAAGAGTGGCACATTGCTAAGCGAATGGCTAGCGCTTCTAGGAATGGGGTTAAGACGAAGCAGAACAGTAAAGGTCTGGTTAAGTGGACACCCCTCGGTACTTAATAGGGACTGTCAATGTTATCATGAGCCGATCAGTAAATTTTTGGTGGCGAGAGTAATGGACATTCATTCATTGTGCGCTTTCgtaggggtgtgtgtgtgtgtgtgtgtgtgtgtgtgtgtgtgtgtgtgtgtgtgtgtgtgtgtgtgtgtgtgtgtgtgtgtgtgtgtgtgtgtgtgtgtgtgtgtgtgtgtgtcgcctaCTACTTGCTCCTTTTTTTTCGATCTAGAACGTATGACATTAGCTCCGCTGCTACCTGGCGCGCTTCGAATTTTTTGTTTTGGTAGAATTTCCAACGTCACAGTTGCTTCACTTTTCCCGGTTCATTCCTGTTGAAAGGTTCCTGGTTTGATGGTTTACTATCGTCTATGGACATGCGCTTTTGGATTGGTCGAACGGCTGGTTTCTTTGGCTTTGGTCCCTGCGTTTATCTGTGCTCGTTTCAGCATTCAGCGGATTTGTTCAGGCGCCTTTCTCGTGCCCAGAAACTGTCTTCACACATTCTCGGTTCTTCCACGTCGCTCATCACTGGCTCGAAAAGATTAACATGCCACTACAAAAGGGCACCATGTcaatgaatgggaaaggggagGGTTGTTATTCTCGCCAAAAAAGATTTCCAGATTTGCTCATGATGATAATGACGTCCATCTTTAAGACTGGTTGGTGGCAAAGGTTACCGGGCTCGCTGTTTGTACTTTTTTGGTGTCCTTGACTCATCGAATGCTTTTATGGATCTACGTGGTCCAACTTATGTATTACCTGTCGTTTGTTTATCGGACAGTGCTACCCGCTGTCGTCGCTTGTTCACCGCTTGCACCGCGCCGTAGCTTGATATTTGTGTTCTCAACTATCGTGTACTCTGCAAGATAGGTAAGAATACTGAAGCGCCATGGCGCCCTTCACGCGGCTGTGACGTCGTTGCCTGCCGATTGTAGTTCAGATTATGCACACTTGTGTAATTTCGTGATTAAAGTGCACCACGTGAGCCATTGTCAAACAGCCGCTTCGAAGTGTCTACCTCTACTGCCCTTATGCCAAGTCGTGTGTAAACGTCTCGAGAAGCGACGTTCACGAGCACGCTCAAAGAAATCGTGATtagaaaatgtgtattttttttgtGTTGAGGCGAATTATGTGTACCAGAGTTACCCCGTACTTTTTTGCTGTACGCTGTCTCTCCATTGCGCTTCGCATGCAGTTGAATGCGTTCGCGTTGAATAGTGATGGAATTTGCGCATGCTACCGCTGTTGTACTAATCTCGATATAAGGACGCACACTTGATTTATTACGAATTACTTCCGTTGTTCTCAACCTAACCTGTAATAACCTTACCTCTGCGTTGCTCGATAACCAAATAAAAAATGAGCACTGTCCTTGGTAAATGGTTACGTATGCCGCATTGCTCGTCCTTTTCGCTGCTTTCATACGCTGTGATGAAAGTCGAGCAACCACGCACGAGCGATTGTGCTCAGTCGAATGCATTTTTCCTAGCCTCTAACATACACACAGCGCAATGGAGCCTTACTGTAGAACATGTCTTTTTATTTTCCATCGTCAGTGACACAACAGCCGTGCAATAGCGCCACCAAACACTCGCAATCAGTTTACGATACGACCAGTGTGGTCATTTGGACTTGCTGATATGCATCCgccgtcgttgcttagtggctatggtgctgggctgctaagcacgaggttgcgctatcgaatcccggccacggcggccgcatttctatcgggactaaatgcgaaaacacccgttcacctaatttaggtgcacgttaaagcatcccaggtggtccaaattaccaGTCTCCCGCTGCGGCCTGCGTGATCAGATCCTGGTTTTCGCACTTAAACCCTCATAATTGTTAGCATGTGTCATCcgaagtttttctttctttttttgtctaacACAACTGGTACGTGGACGCAGAGAAAAGGCAAGACACCCGCGCAGCACTCAATAGTTCGCAATACGACAGCGATGCACGAAATAACTGCACATTGAGGTCATAATATTGGAGGATGTGACGTAGTCTACATAGATCGTCGTCTAAAATGTGTTTTAGTCCCTTCTGTGCGTTTCTCGTCCAGCTTGGAAAGTTGCAATACTTGCACGCGTTCTCGTGTACTGAAAAATGCCGGAATCGTTTTTTCCATCTCTCAGCGAAGGTACTCTACTACGCTTGCCCATTTCAGATAACTTCTACAGCTTGAAGCTATTTGAACTTCAATATACGTAACGAAGTCTGTTACTGCGCCTTGACTTATGCTGTTATTTTCGGTTCATTGATCTAAGAAAACTGTTGTCAGTTCTACATTATTATACGTCGAAGTATCGTGAAGCTGAGAAATTATGTGTGCTATGTAAATTTAGGGATGTATTTGACATGTATTCCTGTACAAATGCATAAATGTATGTTTATGCACTGTATACATATATGCTGCTGTTTGCAGGGTTTAAGCGTAGTTAAGTAACATTGAGTCGCGTTTCATTCCGTTTACTTAAGTCATGTTTTGCGCTGGTTGTACTGCGTATGAATTGCATTAAACTGCACCTTGTCCAAATCATGTCAAAATAGAACTTATTCTTGTTGCTCGTCTCACTAACTCCATGTAGTGAAGACTGTGCGGTTCCAGCCAACCGTAATGGCACATCCGCTGTCTTCAACTCATCAAGCGACCCTGACTGAATGGGAGTatccgcgactgcaacccacttgtttcctgatgtagattcg encodes:
- the LOC142591307 gene encoding uncharacterized protein LOC142591307; this translates as MSFTLGSYYRVLQCLTNKHCVVTASAFLFTCGPQEYPTRCCTTLRSALQKITSGTSITCSRSDCYCFYIPSPVASCWYTVLVSSTCTTTGSAFLFICGPQEYPTRCCATLRSALQKITSGTSITCSRSDCYCFYIPSPVASCWYTVLVSSTCTTTGSAFLFICGPQEYPTRCCTTLRSALQDYFGHAHLLFQERLLLLLDLFASGILLVDCTCLLDLHYYCFCTPLFNCDPQEFPTCCCTTLLSALQKITSGTSITSSRSDCYCFYIPSPVASCW